A window of Salvelinus sp. IW2-2015 unplaced genomic scaffold, ASM291031v2 Un_scaffold467, whole genome shotgun sequence genomic DNA:
tattTTACCCCACCAATCAGcacggatagagcagcttgctatggaatGGGTAAGCTACTTGTTGATATGTTTAATTGATCAGAGATGTTGTGTCTGAGATTTCACAGGTGGGGAGAGAGCGGTGGACATGGAGGGTGCATGGTTAGAAGAGCTAAACCTTATGACATGATGTTAATTGGAGTGTGTTTAGGCTATTACTACAGTAGCATCATAAGttcactgaattacagaattaCACTACCGGtctaaagttttagaacacctactcattcaagggtttttctttattttgactattttctacattgtagaataataatgaaggcATCAAAacgataaaataacacatatggaatcatgtagtaaccaaaaaagtgttaaacaaatctaaatatatttgagattcttcaaatagccaccttgatgacagctttgcactctgttgaaattctctcaaccagcttcacctggaatgcttttccaacagtcttgaaggagttcccacatatgctgagcacttgttggctgcttttccttccctctgcggtccgactcatcccaaaacatctcaatttggttgaggccaggggattgtggaggccaggtcatctgatgcagcactccatcactctccttcttggtaaaatagcccttacacagcctggaggtgtgttgggtcattgtcttgttgaaaaacaaatgatagtcccactaagcgcaaaccagatgggatggcgtaatgctgcagaatgctgtgatagccaagttggttaagtgtgccttgaattctaaataaatcacagccagtgttaccagcaaagcacccccacaccagaACACCTCCTCCAGCATGTTTTACGTCCAGACCAAAGGatacatttccaccagtctaatgtcctttgttcgtgtttcttggcccaatcatgtatcttcttcttattggtgtcctttagtagtagttctttccagaaattcgaccatgaaggcctgattcacacggtctcctctgaacagttgatgttgagatgtgtctgttacttgaactctgtgaagcatttatttgggctgcaatatctgaggctggtaactctaatgaacttgtcctctgcagcagaggtaactcagggtcttccattcctgtggcggtcctcatgagagccagtttcatcatagcgcttgctggtatttgcgactgcacttgaagaaactttaagttcttgaaatgttccatattgactgaccttcatgtattgaagtaatgattgactgtcatttctctgcttatttcagctgttcttgccataatatggactcagtcttttaccaaatagggctatattctgtatacccccccctaacttgtcacaacacaactgattggctcaaacgcattaagaaggtgagaaattccacaaattaacttttaagaaggcacactggttaattgaaatgcattccaggtgactacctcatgaagctggttgagagaatgtcaagagtgtgcaaagctgtcatcaaggcgaagggtggctatttgaagaatctcaaatataaaatatacttagatttgttaaacacttttttggttactatatcattcaatatgtgttatttcatagttttgatgtcttcactattattctacaatgtagaaaattgtaaaaatatagaaaaagccttgaatgagtaggtgttctaaaactttttaccGGTAATGTATATGCTCGACATAAGAAATATTTTTGTAACAAAAAAATATGATTATTTGCTGGTTCTCAAGATTtgaaaataatggttctgttccagAACACTAGAGATCACTTTTGTTCCTGGttgtttctgttccttgaaaaattATGTTATTTTCCAATTGTCTGTTCTGACCAGTTCCAACCCGTGAtctacagtgtacagtacatataGTTTCATAAGAGTACCCTGTTATAGACTTTGGTCTAAGGCAGCAAGATACATAAAAATTGTATATACAGAActttatctttatctttatttTGTATACTGTATCTAAAGATCACAGCTAAACAAACTCTGAATGGGGTGTACATAAAAAATGTTGTTTGTGAAACCTAAAAAAAGTAAAACAAGCAACAAATGAATTTACAGTAACAAGCTACTCACTGGAGTTTGGCACCTATGAGCAATTTAAGACAATCGTACAGGGCTCAGCCCCACCAAgtgttgtggaggtctaccaacAAGTTGGTGGTTGTAGTTGATTACGGGCTTAGCCTGAACACCCTCCTCCTTGCTTCTGTCCATCATGGAGACACTCACAGTGTGTGGCTGGAATGTTGCCATCACTGTGAGAGTCAGTTTTAAACTCCTCCCATCATTGCTGTACCTCTGCTGGATTATCCTCGCctgccaccaacacacacacacacaaacacacacacacacacacaccaccacacacacactccatcaacacacacacacacacacacacacacacacacacacacacacacacatttaaatacattcaatttGTATAGCTACATTTTGATTACAGGCTCCACCCCAGACTACAACCTACAAGCTCCTAGTCTTTACCAGTATTCCAAATCACATCCCACAATACTATTGTTTAAAAATGTTCTTCAGTAGGCATAGAAAATAAGAGTTCTGTAGTCCCTCTTTTGTTTGAAGTTCTGGGAAAAATAAACCGATTCTATTATATTGTCCCCTGGAAAGCCCTTTTGGTTCTCACTTCTCTTGGCTGGAAATTGATTTGAGCGGTTCTCACCTGCtgcctgggcctgggcctgggcctCTCCGGGGTCTTCATCAGGGTAACTAAGGTCATCGGGGGGCCAGCGGAGCTCGCCACTCTCCACTTCCCCGCTCTCAGTGGGCTCCACCACGATGGAGGGAAGCCGTTTGGACAGCTTGGGGAATCGTTCGTGGGAGTCCGGAAAGATCTGGAAACACAATCATGTCAGTGTCACCAAAAAAAGAGGGGAAAATCTGGCAACCAGGGTAAGGGTTGGGGTGAATTCCACTGAATTAAAAACTGAATTGCTGGTAACCCCAACCCTGCTTGTAACATGTGACATTGATGGAGTAGTATCAGGTTGACCCTAGATTCTATGGTCAGTTTTCTGATTATGCAACTTTCTtggcatccaacaaatgtgtaattTACCAAGTAGTCTCCAAGGTCTCAAATACATTCCAGAACCAGACAGTATGGATAATCGCAACCACTAGATGATGCTCTGTGAGAGAGGTACTTGTTGTTGCCTCAGATATGTCTAGTGACTTAAATGGGAAATTAAAGACataattatacagtgcatttggaaagtattcagatcccttgactttttccacattttgttatgtgacAGGCGAATTCTAAACtagattaaataatttttttccatcatcaatctacacacaataccccataatgacaaagcaaaaaatgttttttagaaattaaatttaaaactgaaatatcacatttacataagtattcataccctttctCAGTCTTTGTTgaattacctttggcagcgattacaaactcgagtcttcttggtatgacggtacaagcttggcacacctgtatttggatagttcctcccattcttctctgcggatgctctcaagctctgtcaagttggatggggagcgttgctgcacagctatttttaagtctctccagagatgttcgatcaggttcaggtccaggctctagctgggccactcaaggacattcagagacttgtcccgaagccacttctcttGGCTGTGTACGTaaggtcattatcctgttggagggtgaaccttcgcccagtctgaggtcctgagtgctctggagcaggtattcatcaaggatctcactgtactttgctccgttcatctttccctcgatcgtgactagtctcccagtccctgctgctgaaaaacatccccacagcatgatgctgccaccaccatgcttcactgtagtgatggtgccagctttcctctagacgtgacacttggcattcaggccaaagagttcaatcttggtttcatcagacaagagaatattgtttctcatggtctgagagtcctttaggtacctttttgcaaactccaagctggctgtcatgtgccttttactgaggagtggcttccgtctggccactctaccataaaagcctgattggtggagtgctgcaaagatggttgtatTTCTGGATGATTCTCCCAtatccatagaggaactctggagctctgtcagagtgaccatcgggttctgtcagagtgacagctctaggaagagtcttggtggttccaaactttttccatttaagaatgatggaggccactgtgttcttggggaccttcaatgctgcagaaatgtgttggtaaccttccccagatctgtgcctcgacacaatcctgtctcggagctctacagacaattccttcgacctcatggcttggtttttgctctgacatgcactgtcaacagtgggaccttacatagaccggtgtgtgcctttccaaatattcttcaatcaattgaacttaccacaggtggactcaaatcaagttgtagaaacatctcaaggaggatcaatggaaacaggatgcacctgagctcaatttcgagtctcatagcaaaggttctgaatacttatgtaaataaggaatctgttttttatttttaatacatttgctaagatgtctaaaaacctgttttcgctttgccattatcgggtattgtgtatagattgatgagattatatatattttttaatccattttagaataagtctgtaacgtaacaaaatgtggaaaaagtcaaggggactgaatactttccaaatgcactgtatgttttccAATTCCTCCCTCCCTGATTGTCATTGCCCACTGctcaaaaatgtaatttaatgctTTGAAATGGATGCCGGGGGGAAAGAGGTGCTTTGCATTCGCCACATGCTGCAAGTGTGACTTCTCTGGCAAAAGCCCAGGCCTCTGAAGAGCTCAAGCCGATAAGAGGATGTGTGACTCACTTTGTGTGGCGTGCGATTACTTCCATTACACCACTGCACTAGAGCAGGAAGAGGGGGCTCAGTGAAGGACACCTGCATCTGCAATGGGGCAAGCCAGTTGGCTGAGAAAGGAACTGCTTGCTGCTGGATTGGCTGCCATCTCTTACTTGAGAGCTTGCGTCGGCTTTACTCAAGGCCCCTATTGATTACGAGCCAAGTCCATGAAGTCCCCACATGCATATGTTCGTCAAAGTAATGACACCCTTTAGATTTTAGTCACAAGAGAGCAGTGAGTTCTTTGGGGGGATGTGAATTCTTTGTGTCTTGACTGTAAAAGGTTAGCAGAtatcagattttttttgggggggaggatgagagggggatgAAAGGGTGTGATTGAGGTGCAGTCAGAAATTGCCTTGACGTCAGCTCAGAGCGGTGGAAGGACATTTACACCTGTCATGGGtctgcagagaaggagagaggagaagagagagatctgAGCGCATGCCATGAAGAATTCAATTCTATGGGGTTACTACGTGGGTAACTATGTTGTGCTGTTACGCGGAGcgggtgaacccaagagcagactcagacgaggagactgggataaggtaatcaaggtatttattgaaaaacggggaagatggggtgcaggcCAAGGAAAGCTAGGGCGgattgcagggagccaggtgctgaGGCTGGAGTGAGGGGAGTTGGGGCTGGGTAAACTGGTCCGGAGAGGCATCCAAGAAAGCAGtagagtggaggggggggggggacagggtagcaggactgacgagacgtgggactggagacagggaccagagtcagagcggacaGAAAAACAGGCACAACACGAAAACAGGATCTATGCAGGAACAAATGGCTAAAAatgcagactgactgagcagaggttacaatctggcagcgtggaagtggcagggctgagtatttgtagaggtcttgattatggaacaggttgcagctggtggggatctgctctgcctccagcatacctgtctccgcccacacacacacacacacactgggggaacggcaggttagggagacacaggatgagcagtagtcGGCATGGCAGGCGCTGTAGTGTCTTGTGAGTTTGTGTTGTTTGTGGAACTGTGGGTGTGTtccttttgtttgttttagtgttgtctgtgagtgtgtctgtgtgaattagTCCCACCTGAAAGGATATACCCTCGTCTGCTGGGGCACCTCCGACGGTGAAGTCTCCCACCGTCGAATCACAGGTGTTCATCACTTCTGTCATCCTGTCAGTAAGCCTCGCCTTCAGCCAAGCCAAAAGATAAGAAGGACATGTTCTCACTACACTAACAAAGCTGTAAAGTATTGCATTGTTCCAAACCAAACATCCCTAGAACTAGTCCCTTGTTCACTATCCCTCACAGACTAACGAGGGCTGAATTGGTTTGGGAAATAGGGGGGAAAAGTCTATCTAATACCATACTCCTGATTCctattcaattacatttttatctGTGAGTCACTTGggacctagcctggtcccagatctgtttgtgctgtcttgccaacttatCATAGGAGTTGgccagacaacacaaacagatctgggaccaggctagtaacgACCTACAGGCAAGTAATGAATGATTGTTTTGGAATTGGGTGTATCTCTGACAGTCATTAAGTACTCTTGTGCCAATGATTGCTACACGGCCTGATTCTGCTCATGCGCCTACCAAATGCTCTGATCAGTATTAtgaaataagtcccaaatggaa
This region includes:
- the LOC112068362 gene encoding protein LBH — translated: MTEVMNTCDSTVGDFTVGGAPADEGISFQIFPDSHERFPKLSKRLPSIVVEPTESGEVESGELRWPPDDLSYPDEDPGEAQAQAQAAGEDNPAEVQQ